A window of the Harmonia axyridis chromosome 5, icHarAxyr1.1, whole genome shotgun sequence genome harbors these coding sequences:
- the LOC123680500 gene encoding SET and MYND domain-containing protein 4-like isoform X3, with translation MEEVLQKFLFDDIEPSAVKSDSYKVIQHFSRITNTVEKLNFALEIISDYYDSIVTRYTNDYKNNKQSSDLRIKGNELFLSKKYEEALEMYTYSIAHAEDKSENLGLAYANRSAVLFRLGFYGECEKDIEKAFENNYPDALKPKINERKEKALSLKAKQKNLQYYQPMPSIDVDDRNPLIECASNCVEIKNHSKLGRCIVAARDIKIGEVIAVESPTFSNLIDAKWCHCHHCFNLCYNLLPCISCTKALFCSSSCKNNSITYHKYECPILAIIENFHSNSLIPLHIAISMRDCYKTFEAEMKESDSVYKSGRYKEIHNLVTTEFKYSHKELFEMALRTAIYYKILRDRTYFFESCEDYKENFMKLIFKHLQNMNRHFHDIGELCQNSNGTYDDMKIGIGAYNFMSLFNHSSDPNVHRTYYGKSICMTAIKTIKKGKQLLDSFCHNYSRYPKSVRQSVLKNCHCLACENNWETCNEWKLTSDEFKIISPILNAAEAVGRGNLEIARKIRPHVIEVLKKNEKNPKEIAPHLLQYLRCLMIRCDIIFGNMRRSLA, from the exons ATGGAGGAAGTTTTACAGAAGTTTTTATTTGATGACATTGAGCCTAGTGCTGTTAAAAGTGATTCATATAAAGTAatccaacatttttcaagaatAACTAATActgttgaaaaattaaatttcgcaCTCGAAATAATATCGGACTATTATGATTCTATTGTAACGAGATATACCAATGATTACAAAAATAACAAGCAGTCTTCAGATCTGAGGATTAAAGGAAACGAATTGTTTCTTTCAAAGAAATATGAAGAAGCTTTAGAAATGTATACCTACAGCATTGCTCATGCAGAAGATAAATCAGAGAATTTAGGATTAGCATATGCAAACAGATCTGCGGTTTTATTTAGGCTTGGATTTTATGGAGAATGCGAGAAG GATATTGAAAAagctttcgaaaataattatccAGATGCCTTGAAACCCAAAATAAATGAAAGGAAAGAAAAAGCTCTGAGTCTTAAGGCCAAACAGAAAAACTTACAATATTATCAACCAATGCCGTCAATTGATGTCGATGATAGGAATCCTCTCATAGAGTGTGCCTCAAATtgtgttgaaataaaaaatcattcaaaactaGGCAGATGCATAGTTGCTGCAAGAGATATTAAAATTGGTGAAGTAATTGCTGTGGAAAGTCCAACTTTCAGTAATTTGATCGATGCAAAGTGGTGCCATTGTCATCATTGTTTCAACTTGTGTTACAATCTGTTACCTTGCATCTCTTGCACAAAAGCTTTGTTTTGTAGTTCAAGTTGCAAAAATAATTCTATTACATATCACAAATATGAATGTCCAATTTTAgccataattgaaaattttcattctaaTTCTCTTATTCCTTTACATATAGCAATATCCATGAGGGACTGTTATAAAACTTTCGAGGCAGAAATGAAAGAATCTGATAGTGTATACAAATCTGGAAGGTATAAAGAAATTCACAACTTGGTTACAACTGAATTCAAATATAGTCACAAAGAACTATTTGAAATGGCTCTTAGAACAgcaatttattataaaatactTCGAGATCGTACTTATTTCTTTGAAAGTTGTGAGGATTATAAAGAGAATTTTATGAAGTTAATATTTAAACATCTTCAAAATATGAACCGCCATTTTCATGATATAGGTGAACTTTGTCAGAATTCCAACGGAACTTATGATGATATGAAAATAGGTATAGGTGCTTATAATTTTATGAGCCTTTTCAATCATTCAAGTGATCCAAATGTCCACAGAACCTACTATGGTAAATCCATTTGTATGACAGCAATTAAAACTATCAAAAAAGGCAAACAACTTTTGGACAGTTTCTG TCATAATTATTCTCGTTATCCAAAATCAGTGCGCCAATCTGTACTCAAAAATTGCCATTGCCTAGCATGTGAGAACAACTGGGAAACTTGCAACGAGTGGAAACTAACTAGCGATGAATTTAAAATCATATCACCTATCTTAAATGCTGCTGAGGCTGTTGGTCGAGGAAATTTGGAAATTGCAAGAAAAATCCGGCCTCATGTTATAGAAgtcctaaaaaaaaatgaaaaaaacccaAAAGAAATAGCGCCTCATCTTTTACAATATCTACGTTGTCTAATGATTAGGTGTGatataatttttggaaatatgagGAGGTCCCTGGCTTAA
- the LOC123680500 gene encoding SET and MYND domain-containing protein 4-like isoform X2: MKNQQSCQDNEEIYERLMNCIKSSGPDESQQITRQFLKLSTIVEKVDFVIDLLSKYDISPEYIKDHKDNNKSSELRNKGNKLFSLKKDEEALEMYTYSISFAENKSENLGLAFANRSAVLFRFELFEECLRDIEKAFENNYPDALKPKINERKEKALSLKAKQKNLQYYQPMPSIDVDDRNPLIECASNCVEIKNHSKLGRCIVAARDIKIGEVIAVESPTFSNLIDAKWCHCHHCFNLCYNLLPCISCTKALFCSSSCKNNSITYHKYECPILAIIENFHSNSLIPLHIAISMRDCYKTFEAEMKESDSVYKSGRYKEIHNLVTTEFKYSHKELFEMALRTAIYYKILRDRTYFFESCEDYKENFMKLIFKHLQNMNRHFHDIGELCQNSNGTYDDMKIGIGAYNFMSLFNHSSDPNVHRTYYGKSICMTAIKTIKKGKQLLDSFCHNYSRYPKSVRQSVLKNCHCLACENNWETCNEWKLTSDEFKIISPILNAAEAVGRGNLEIARKIRPHVIEVLKKNEKNPKEIAPHLLQYLRCLMIRCDIIFGNMRRSLA, translated from the exons ATGAAGAACCAGCAGTCATGCCAAGATAATGAAGAAATATATGAGAGATTAATGAATTGCATAAAGTCTTCAGGTCCTGATGAGAGTCAACAAATAACTAggcaatttttgaaattatcgacTATTGTTGAAAAAGTAGATTTTGTTATAGATTTATTGTCGAAGTATGATATTTCACCGGAGTATATAAAAGATCATAAAGATAACAATAAGTCTTCAGAATTGAGGAATAAAGGAAATAAATTGTTCTCATTGAAGAAAGATGAAGAAGCTTTGGAAATGTACACATATAGTATTTCCTTTGCAGAAAATAAATCAGAGAACTTAGGTCTAGCATTCGCAAATAGATCTGCAGTTTTATTTagatttgaattatttgaagaatGTTTAAGA GATATTGAAAAagctttcgaaaataattatccAGATGCCTTGAAACCCAAAATAAATGAAAGGAAAGAAAAAGCTCTGAGTCTTAAGGCCAAACAGAAAAACTTACAATATTATCAACCAATGCCGTCAATTGATGTCGATGATAGGAATCCTCTCATAGAGTGTGCCTCAAATtgtgttgaaataaaaaatcattcaaaactaGGCAGATGCATAGTTGCTGCAAGAGATATTAAAATTGGTGAAGTAATTGCTGTGGAAAGTCCAACTTTCAGTAATTTGATCGATGCAAAGTGGTGCCATTGTCATCATTGTTTCAACTTGTGTTACAATCTGTTACCTTGCATCTCTTGCACAAAAGCTTTGTTTTGTAGTTCAAGTTGCAAAAATAATTCTATTACATATCACAAATATGAATGTCCAATTTTAgccataattgaaaattttcattctaaTTCTCTTATTCCTTTACATATAGCAATATCCATGAGGGACTGTTATAAAACTTTCGAGGCAGAAATGAAAGAATCTGATAGTGTATACAAATCTGGAAGGTATAAAGAAATTCACAACTTGGTTACAACTGAATTCAAATATAGTCACAAAGAACTATTTGAAATGGCTCTTAGAACAgcaatttattataaaatactTCGAGATCGTACTTATTTCTTTGAAAGTTGTGAGGATTATAAAGAGAATTTTATGAAGTTAATATTTAAACATCTTCAAAATATGAACCGCCATTTTCATGATATAGGTGAACTTTGTCAGAATTCCAACGGAACTTATGATGATATGAAAATAGGTATAGGTGCTTATAATTTTATGAGCCTTTTCAATCATTCAAGTGATCCAAATGTCCACAGAACCTACTATGGTAAATCCATTTGTATGACAGCAATTAAAACTATCAAAAAAGGCAAACAACTTTTGGACAGTTTCTG TCATAATTATTCTCGTTATCCAAAATCAGTGCGCCAATCTGTACTCAAAAATTGCCATTGCCTAGCATGTGAGAACAACTGGGAAACTTGCAACGAGTGGAAACTAACTAGCGATGAATTTAAAATCATATCACCTATCTTAAATGCTGCTGAGGCTGTTGGTCGAGGAAATTTGGAAATTGCAAGAAAAATCCGGCCTCATGTTATAGAAgtcctaaaaaaaaatgaaaaaaacccaAAAGAAATAGCGCCTCATCTTTTACAATATCTACGTTGTCTAATGATTAGGTGTGatataatttttggaaatatgagGAGGTCCCTGGCTTAA
- the LOC123680500 gene encoding SET and MYND domain-containing protein 4-like isoform X1 produces MKNQQSCQDNEEIYERLMNCIKSSGPDESQQITRQFLKLSTIVEKVDFVIDLLSKYDISPEYIKDHKDNNKSSELRNKGNKLFSLKKDEEALEMYTYSISFAENKSENLGLAFANRSAVLFRFELFEECLRDIEKAFENNYPDALKPKIIERKEKALSLKAKQKKIQYYEPMPSIDANDRNPLIECASNCVEIKNDSKQGRFVVATRDIEIGEIIAVESPTFSILTDVKWCHCHHCLKLCYNPLPCNSCTKALFCSPSCKNNSISYHKYECPILATIESLDYNSCRFMPLRIGISMRDRYKNFKAEIEQSGSVYKSGRYKEIHDLVTNEMNRLPKDLFERATCTTFFYIILRDHTDFFEGGEDFKGIFAELIFRHLQTMACNFHDISELCLNSNRIYDSIHIGVGAYNFMSLFNHSCSPNVCRNNFGTYMSISAIETIKKGDQLFDNYGFHFAVHPKSKRQAALKKQYAFDCDCQACKNNWGTLNELKSIDEHRILINSLMKHHGELSNANLQVAIKILPTVKEAMKKLEKSIPCYEFCLVQEILKQCDGIFGNVRRSLVQL; encoded by the exons ATGAAGAACCAGCAGTCATGCCAAGATAATGAAGAAATATATGAGAGATTAATGAATTGCATAAAGTCTTCAGGTCCTGATGAGAGTCAACAAATAACTAggcaatttttgaaattatcgacTATTGTTGAAAAAGTAGATTTTGTTATAGATTTATTGTCGAAGTATGATATTTCACCGGAGTATATAAAAGATCATAAAGATAACAATAAGTCTTCAGAATTGAGGAATAAAGGAAATAAATTGTTCTCATTGAAGAAAGATGAAGAAGCTTTGGAAATGTACACATATAGTATTTCCTTTGCAGAAAATAAATCAGAGAACTTAGGTCTAGCATTCGCAAATAGATCTGCAGTTTTATTTagatttgaattatttgaagaatGTTTAAGA GATATTGAAAAagcttttgaaaataattatccagATGCCTTGAAACCCAAAATAATTGAAAGGAAAGAAAAAGCTCTGAGTCTTAAGgccaaacagaaaaaaatacaatattatgagCCAATGCCGTCAATTGATGCCAATGATAGGAATCCACTCATTGAGTGTGCCTCAAATtgtgttgaaataaaaaatgattcaaaacagGGTAGATTCGTAGTTGCTACaagagatattgaaattggtgaaataattgctgtggaaagtccaacttttagcATTTTGACTGATGTAAAGTGGTGCCATTGTCATCATTGTTTGAAGTTGTGTTACAATCCGTTACCTTGCAACTCTTGCACAAAAGCTTTGTTTTGTAGTCCAAGTTGCAAAAATAATTCTATTTCATACCATAAATACGAATGTCCAATTTTAGCCACGATCGAAAGTCTGGATTATAATTCTTGTAGATTTATGCCCTTACgtattggaatatctatgagGGATCggtataaaaatttcaaggcaGAAATTGAACAATCGGGTAGTGTATACAAATCTGGAAGGTATAAAGAAATCCACGATTTGGttacaaatgaaatgaatcGTTTGCCCAAAGATCTATTTGAAAGAGCTACTTGTACTACTTTCTTCTATATAATACTTAGAGATCATACTGATTTCTTTGAAGGTGGTGAGGATTTCAAAGGCATTTTTGCGGAGTTAATATTCCGACATCTTCAAACTATGGCCTGTAATTTTCATGATATAAGCGAACTATGTCTAAATTCCAATAGAATTTATGACTCGATTCACATAGGTGTAGGTGCTTATAATTTTATGAGCCTTTTCAATCATTCATGTTCTCCGAATGTTTGCAGAAACAACTTTGGTACTTACATGAGTATCTCAGCCATTGAAACCATCAAAAAAGGAGATCAGTTGTTTGACAACTATGg ttttcattttgcTGTTCATCCAAAATCGAAGCGCCAAGCTGCTTTGAAAAAACAATATGCTTTCGATTGCGATTGTCAGGCATGTAAGAACAACTGGGGTACTTTGAATGAACTGAAAAGCATAGATGAACATCGAATTCTAATCAACTCATTAATGAAACATCATGGAGAACTTTCTAATGCTAATTTGCAGGTTGCTATAAAAATCCTACCTACAGTTAAAGAAGCTAtgaaaaaactagaaaaaaGTATACCTTGTTATGAATTCTGTTTAGTACAAGAGATATTGAAGCAGTGTGATGGAATATTTGGGAATGTGAGAAGATCGCTGGTTCAATTATAG
- the LOC123680508 gene encoding tetraspanin-33-like, which yields MAEDLDVNMRCVQYMLFISNFLFVMIALLLISIGTIIKAMYTDFEYFLESSYCSPSDILIICGFIIFFIAFFGCWGAMRESTLLVNIYALFLVIILFLEISAVIMAITMRVDLRRTIVKNMNNAFNLVENDIDVQNAFDFAQSQLGCCGIRRIDDWKRIPDYNVTWPQSCCTGYDFYGYNNNFTCPSNSPKLKHNLYINPCADQVAELVSQTSFLLTTGAICVAFIQIIGIIFARLLSNTIRKLKTERLVEAELRRQQIYSQIVLGTTLSGECNGVNHNTAATEA from the exons ATGGCAGAAGATCTGGATGTGAATATGAGATGTGTGCAGTATATGCTGTTCATATCCAATTTTCTATTTGTG ATGATCGCTTTGTTATTGATATCTATCGGAACAATAATCAAAGCGATGTACAcagattttgaatattttctggAATCCAGTTATTGTAGCCCTTCAGATATCTTGATTATTTGtggtttcattatatttttcatcgCCTTCTTTGGATGTTggggtgctatgagagaaagtACTTTACTGGTTAATATA taTGCCCTCTTTTTGGTGATTATCCTCTTTTTGGAAATAAGTGCAGTTATCATGGCTATCACTATGAGAGTGGATCTCAGAAGAACCATTGTAAAAAATATGAACAACGCATTTAATCTCGTCGAAAACGATATAGATGTGCAAAATGCATTTGATTTCGCACAAAGCCAG CTGGGTTGCTGTGGCATACGTAGAATTGATGACTGGAAACGTATACCAGATTACAATGTAACATGGCCTCAAAGCTGTTGTACAGGTTACGATTTCTACGGATACAATAATAATTTCACATGTCCTTCTAATTCTCCAAAACTAAAACATAACCTGTATATAAATCCTTGCGCTGATCAGGTGGCAGAGCTAGTTTCACAAACATCTTTCCTTTTGACAACTGGAGCTATATGTGTGGCATTTATTCAG aTCATCGGCATCATTTTTGCAAGACTTTTGTCCAATACAATAAGGAAATTGAAAACGGAAAGATTAGTGGAAGCTGAATTGCGCAGGCAACAAATTTATTCACAAATTGTCCTTGGTACTACCCTTTCTGGAGAATGTAATGGAGTTAATCACAATACAGCTGCTACAGAAGCTTAA
- the LOC123680507 gene encoding ubiquitin-like domain-containing CTD phosphatase 1, which translates to MEENQSKVVVKWSGREIEIEYGPNETVSDLRNSIYQQTKVKPERQKLLNLKFKGKTPEDSCSLSSLKLKSGFKIMMMGSLEEEIEKVNVEPQDMPEVVNDLDIEEEEIAIENQEVYLAKIEKRIKDYEIKILNELRPEKKLLVLDIDYTLFDHRSSAETGNELMRPYLHEFLTSAYTDYDIVIWSATGMKWIEEKMKLLGVSSHSAYKVAFYLDSLAMISVHIPKYGVLDVKPLGVIWGKFPQFSPKNTIMFDDIRRNFIMNPKNGLRIRPFRQAHLNRATDQELLKLSKYLKDLAQNCDDFSAVNHRHWERYNPKRRR; encoded by the exons ATGGAGGAAAATCAATCTAAGGTAGTTGTAAAGTGGAGTGGCCGCGAGATTGAGATAGAATATGGTCCGAATGAAACCGTCTCGGACTTGAGGAACTCCATATATCAACAAACCAAAGTTAAGCCTGAAAGgcaaaaattgttaaatttaaaatttaagg GCAAAACACCAGAAGATTCATGTAGCCtttcttcattgaaattaaaatcAGGCTTTAAAATTATGATGATGGGTTCACtggaagaagaaattgaaaaagttaACGTGGAACCTCAGGATATGCCAGAAGTTGTTAATGATCTCGATATTGAAGAGGAAGAAATAGCTATAGAGAACCAGGAAGTGTATTTAGCTAAGATTGAAAAGAGGATTAAGGattatgaaattaaaattctAAATGAGCTCCGTCCAGAAAAAAAGCTATTAGTGTTAGATATAGATTATACTCTTTTTGATCATAGGTCAAGTGCTGAAACTGGAAATGAGTTGATGAGACCTTACCTGCACGAATTCTTAACTTCAGCTTATACTGATTATGATATAGTGATTTGGTCTGCAACTGGAATGAAATGGATTGaggaaaaaatgaaacttttaggAGTGTCATCTCATAGTGCTTATAAAGTTGCTTTCTATTTAGATTCTCTTGCTATGATCTCTGTTCACATTCCTAAGTATGGTGTTTTAGAT GTGAAACCTTTAGGTGTAATATGGGGCAAGTTTCCTCAGTTTTCCCCAAAAAACACAATTATGTTTGATGATATAAGAAGGAATTTTATAATGAACCCTAAGAATGGACTGAGGATACGCCCCTTTCGTCAAGCTCACTTAAACAGAGCTACTGATCAGGAACTTCTAAAGTTAtctaaatatttgaaagatttgGCACAAAATTGTGATGATTTTTCAGCAGTTAACCACAGACACTGGGAAAGATATAATCCCAAAAGAAGACGttga